The sequence GCCTGCTCAGGAAACTCCAGCTGAAAAGAGGCCATGGGATAATCTTTCAGGTTTAGCGAAACCTTGGCCATCACAGGCGAAGGGACCAGCTCGTATTTATGCTCAATGACAATTTTCGGATTATAGTTTTCCAGCACTTGGGCCTGCAGTGTGCCCATAAAAAGCACCATAACAAAAGCTACTGACAGCTTTTTAAAACTATTCTTCATAAAACTAAAATCTCCCAATATATCCAAAGTGAATCTTTGCGTAATTAACTCCTATCTTCTGCTCATTTGACCGACCCATTCCATACAAAAACCGAAACTCGCCTGTCCCCACACTCAAATTGATTCCCCCTCCAAAGGACAGCACCCCGTCCTGCTCTTTTGGAATGGACCAGCCTGACTGCTCCAGCGCCCCCACATCGGCAAACAGCAGAAAATATGAATTTTCTTCAACATAAAACCTAGGTTCAAAATTAGCATAAACATATCGGTTTGCGAAAAAGAAATTTTCATTAAACCCTCTAATGCTCCTCAGCCCTCCCAAGCGGTACATGTCGTTCTTCAGGAGGTTGTCCCCGAGCAACATGCCTCCCCGTAACCGCAAAAAGCCGACCAACCTTTTGCCCACACGCCAATATTCCTCAGCTGAGAATGTTCCGAAAAACTGTATCGACGCTCTTTCCACTTCGTCGTAAAATTCCTCGGCGATGGCAGTATTATAAAGAATCCGCTTATTGCCCACCCCTCCTTCGGCGATCAGTCGCCTGCCACTTTTGGGAAGGTAGCCGTCGTCCAGGTTTTGATAATGTAACCGAAGTCCGTAACTATGATAGCGAAAATCCAGTACATCAGGAAGTTCATCGACCTCACTGACTTCAGAGACCGACAGCAAATCTCCGGATTGCCACCTGCTGAAAAAATCCATGTAAATCCGCGGGGTCACCTGGTATCCAAAGCCAAGCCTAAAGTCCCTATTGACAAAACTGGTATCCTCCTTGAGCAAAAAAAAGGAAGCGTTCACATCTATTCCTGTCCCAAAAAGCTGAGGCTCCAGCGCGGTTATTTCCATGTTTTGACTGTACTGGGTAAGCCGCTGCCAATGCAGCCCATACTGTCGGCCCTTGCCTGCTGGATTATAAATGTCCAGATCAAACTGCCCGGTCACCAAGAGTTTATTGGC comes from Echinicola vietnamensis DSM 17526 and encodes:
- a CDS encoding POTRA domain-containing protein, which produces MKRRFIIALFFAFWFSRTLLAQQPYVLRYEIGGGKSEKGKRELADSLAVEAFLKAEIERLWEEGYLMAAVEEKVFADSMATARINPHGQFKWVSLRRGNLSDQVLRRAGFDSWLFDGQPVSHSKVVRLFDRILTVKENEGYPFAAVRLDSIRQTDQALQAHIDLVEGPLILFDSLSLQGNARVNERSLARKLGIVPGEPYSQKKVEEALSMIQNLPYYKLAEPPKVSFQNSEATVYLTLRNRRINTLDGIIGLLPNEAEANKLLVTGQFDLDIYNPAGKGRQYGLHWQRLTQYSQNMEITALEPQLFGTGIDVNASFFLLKEDTSFVNRDFRLGFGYQVTPRIYMDFFSRWQSGDLLSVSEVSEVDELPDVLDFRYHSYGLRLHYQNLDDGYLPKSGRRLIAEGGVGNKRILYNTAIAEEFYDEVERASIQFFGTFSAEEYWRVGKRLVGFLRLRGGMLLGDNLLKNDMYRLGGLRSIRGFNENFFFANRYVYANFEPRFYVEENSYFLLFADVGALEQSGWSIPKEQDGVLSFGGGINLSVGTGEFRFLYGMGRSNEQKIGVNYAKIHFGYIGRF